One stretch of Verrucomicrobiia bacterium DNA includes these proteins:
- a CDS encoding fibronectin type III domain-containing protein → MSYAKVGLDGLTVPAKIQYLRRLVAALTGNPNFPTPNPAVADLTAAADALEAAYNDAQAARLVSKTKTGIQDAQALDTDALVNQLASYVDNASGGDAEKIASAGFAVRATPTPVGDLPAPTDLQVLPSEHAGSADVSWKSVRGARAYVIERAPDEPSLNWAVIGTSTRGRASLNTMTSGLKYWFRVAAVGAAGQSAWSDPVPLFAP, encoded by the coding sequence ATGAGCTATGCCAAAGTCGGGCTGGACGGTTTGACGGTGCCAGCCAAAATCCAATACCTCCGCCGCCTCGTCGCGGCGCTGACGGGCAATCCAAACTTCCCCACCCCGAACCCCGCCGTGGCGGACCTGACGGCGGCGGCGGATGCGTTGGAAGCGGCCTACAACGACGCGCAGGCTGCCCGGCTGGTTTCCAAAACCAAGACCGGCATCCAGGACGCGCAGGCCCTGGACACGGACGCGCTGGTCAACCAGCTCGCCAGCTACGTGGACAACGCCAGCGGAGGCGACGCGGAAAAAATCGCGAGCGCGGGTTTCGCCGTGCGCGCCACGCCAACGCCCGTGGGCGATCTGCCCGCGCCCACCGACCTGCAGGTGCTCCCCAGCGAGCACGCCGGCAGTGCGGACGTGTCGTGGAAGTCCGTGCGCGGCGCCCGCGCCTACGTGATCGAACGCGCCCCCGACGAGCCCAGCCTCAACTGGGCGGTCATTGGGACAAGCACGCGCGGCCGGGCCTCATTAAACACGATGACCAGCGGCCTCAAATACTGGTTCCGCGTCGCCGCCGTCGGCGCCGCCGGCCAGAGTGCGTGGAGCGACCCGGTGCCCTTGTTCGCGCCGTGA
- a CDS encoding cysteine-rich CWC family protein, translating to MAVRPSTQPGAIPAIDPALCPLCGRPNHCARCQTSPSASERNSAPADVAGSAPAQTSCWCEAEAIPAALLVRIPVAQRGRACVCRACVRDFQKTHAPAFTLIELLVVIACIAILAALLLPALARSQDAARRLKCVSNLHQLGLAAQMYWDENAGDCFRYGGDVANGGRLYWFGWLGNGAEGERPFDATQGALYPYLQGRGVELCPSLNYALAQFKLKASGAAYGYGYNLCLSVNKTAPPQKIYRLMRPSEIVLLADAAQVNIFQPPASRANPMLEEFYYVSTNRNEATAHFRHAQRADVGRVDGHVDSERMEPGSLDQNLPSQFVGRLRPEILAAP from the coding sequence ATGGCCGTCCGCCCATCAACTCAACCCGGAGCGATCCCAGCGATCGACCCGGCGCTTTGCCCATTGTGCGGACGGCCAAATCATTGCGCACGGTGCCAGACCAGCCCGTCAGCAAGCGAACGCAATTCCGCGCCGGCCGACGTTGCCGGCTCTGCGCCGGCCCAAACCTCCTGCTGGTGCGAAGCGGAGGCGATTCCCGCCGCGTTGCTGGTGCGCATTCCCGTTGCGCAACGCGGACGGGCCTGCGTCTGCCGCGCCTGCGTGCGCGACTTTCAAAAGACCCACGCCCCGGCGTTCACCTTGATTGAGCTGCTCGTGGTGATTGCCTGCATCGCCATCCTCGCCGCACTGCTGCTGCCCGCGCTCGCCCGCAGCCAGGACGCCGCCCGCCGCCTCAAGTGTGTTTCCAATCTGCACCAGCTGGGGCTCGCGGCGCAGATGTATTGGGACGAAAACGCGGGCGATTGTTTCCGCTACGGCGGCGACGTGGCCAACGGCGGGCGGCTCTACTGGTTTGGCTGGCTGGGCAATGGGGCCGAAGGCGAGCGACCGTTCGATGCCACCCAGGGCGCGCTGTATCCCTATTTGCAGGGCCGCGGGGTGGAGCTGTGCCCCTCGCTCAATTACGCCCTCGCGCAATTCAAGCTGAAGGCCAGCGGGGCCGCCTACGGTTATGGCTACAACCTGTGCCTGTCCGTGAACAAGACCGCGCCGCCCCAGAAAATCTACCGGCTGATGCGACCGTCCGAGATCGTGCTGCTGGCCGATGCCGCGCAAGTGAACATTTTTCAGCCGCCCGCTTCCCGCGCGAATCCCATGCTGGAGGAGTTTTACTACGTCAGCACCAACCGCAATGAAGCCACGGCCCATTTCCGCCACGCGCAACGGGCGGACGTGGGGCGGGTTGACGGCCACGTGGACAGCGAACGCATGGAGCCGGGTTCGCTGGATCAAAACCTGCCCAGCCAGTTCGTGGGCCGGCTGCGTCCGGAAATCCTCGCGGCCCCGTGA
- a CDS encoding tetratricopeptide repeat protein yields MPEIELNGLPREMRQLYTKGTEALQRDNFDYAIDLFMQVLRHAPGCVDCRKALRHAQVGKAGNGGGMFKKMWGSASTAPLVAKGQLALRANAGEALQVAEQILSADPNSTAGHKLAAEAALALEMPRSAVLSLEVLARLHPRDKAIITQYGTTLADIGEVNLAEHALVELQRQLPNDPEVSQALKNLSARRTLKEGAYEKAEQENSSYRDMLKNKEEAAQLEQEQRAVRSEDNAERLMREYETRLAGPDAGNARLMRSLAELYTQNKRFAEALKYYEQLKASDAGNDPTLDKAISDTKVKQLDHQIAQLDPTSDEYSARQAELAATKQTMQLEECRRRVEKYPTDLAIRFEMGVLYFQAGKVGEAIQELQKAQSNPHKRISAMGYLAQCFAKRKMYDLAARTLQNALKEKLVLDDEKKDLIYNLGTVLEAMEKKEEAIEQFKQIYEADIGYRDVAAKVDAYYAGQ; encoded by the coding sequence ATGCCTGAGATTGAATTGAACGGACTGCCGCGGGAAATGCGCCAGCTTTACACCAAGGGAACGGAGGCACTGCAGCGGGACAACTTCGATTACGCCATCGACCTGTTCATGCAGGTGCTGCGGCACGCGCCGGGTTGCGTGGACTGCCGCAAGGCGCTGCGCCACGCGCAGGTCGGCAAGGCCGGCAACGGCGGCGGAATGTTCAAGAAGATGTGGGGCAGCGCCAGCACCGCGCCGCTCGTGGCGAAGGGCCAGCTTGCCCTGCGCGCCAACGCCGGGGAGGCATTGCAGGTTGCCGAGCAAATTCTCAGCGCGGACCCGAACAGCACGGCGGGGCACAAGCTGGCCGCCGAAGCGGCGCTGGCCCTGGAAATGCCGCGCTCGGCCGTGCTCTCGCTCGAAGTGCTGGCCCGGCTCCACCCGCGGGACAAGGCCATCATCACTCAATACGGCACGACGCTGGCCGACATCGGCGAGGTCAACCTGGCGGAACACGCGCTCGTGGAATTGCAGCGGCAGTTGCCCAATGACCCGGAAGTTTCGCAGGCGCTGAAAAATCTCTCGGCCCGGCGCACATTGAAGGAGGGCGCCTACGAAAAAGCCGAGCAGGAGAACAGCTCCTACCGCGACATGCTCAAGAACAAGGAGGAGGCCGCGCAGTTGGAGCAGGAACAGCGCGCCGTCCGTTCCGAGGACAACGCCGAGCGGTTGATGCGGGAATACGAAACCCGGCTGGCCGGACCCGATGCGGGCAACGCGCGGTTGATGCGTTCGCTGGCCGAGCTATACACGCAGAATAAGCGTTTTGCCGAGGCGCTGAAGTATTACGAGCAGCTCAAGGCGTCCGACGCGGGCAATGATCCCACCCTGGACAAGGCCATCAGCGACACCAAGGTCAAGCAGTTGGATCATCAAATCGCTCAGCTCGATCCGACTTCGGACGAATACAGCGCCCGGCAGGCGGAGCTGGCCGCGACCAAGCAAACCATGCAACTCGAGGAATGCCGTCGTCGCGTTGAAAAGTATCCGACCGATCTGGCCATCCGCTTTGAAATGGGCGTGCTGTATTTTCAGGCGGGCAAGGTCGGCGAGGCCATTCAGGAGTTGCAAAAGGCGCAGTCCAATCCGCACAAGCGCATTTCGGCCATGGGCTATCTCGCCCAATGTTTCGCGAAGCGGAAAATGTATGATCTCGCCGCCCGCACGCTGCAAAATGCCCTGAAGGAAAAGCTCGTGCTCGACGACGAGAAGAAGGATTTGATCTACAACCTGGGCACCGTGCTCGAAGCGATGGAGAAGAAGGAGGAGGCCATCGAGCAGTTCAAACAGATTTACGAGGCGGACATCGGCTACCGCGATGTGGCAGCCAAGGTGGACGCCTATTACGCCGGCCAGTGA